A genomic window from Vigna radiata var. radiata cultivar VC1973A chromosome 2, Vradiata_ver6, whole genome shotgun sequence includes:
- the LOC106755741 gene encoding septum-promoting GTP-binding protein 1 has product MPQFGTKLNNSTTIRRRFHQRVSLLRRCILRVLHRILLCSGRKTNNTYSMLPPALPSPPLPTTAESAGEIAREEMDVAPPAMFQTHDLDSDLVSLKISLLGDCQIGKTSFLVKYVGDEKEKHGSQMEGLNQMDKTLVVKGVRISYCIWEVQGDGKTEDRIPMACTDSVAILIMFDLTSRCTLNSVLGWYKEARKWNQTAIPVLIGTKFDDFIQLPIDLQWTIANEARKYAKALNAALFFSSATYNINVNKIFKFITAKLFDLPWKVERNLNVGEPIIDF; this is encoded by the exons ATGCCCCAGTTTGGCACCAAACTCAACAACTCAACAACCATAAGGCGACGCTTTCACCAACGCGTTTCCCTGCTACGCCGCTGCATCCTCCGTGTCCTCCACCGCATCCTGCTCTGTTCCGGGAGGAAGACCAACAACACCTACAGCATGCTGCCTCCAGCATTACCCTCTCCGCCGCTGCCCACCACGGCAGAATCAGCCGGCGAAATTGCTCGTGAAGAGATGGATGTCGCGCCGCCGGCGATGTTTCAAACCCATGATTTGGATTCTGATTTGGTCTCCTTGAAGATCAGCTTGTTGGGAGATTGCCAAATTGGAAAAACCAGCTTTTTG GTGAAATATGTTGGGGATGAAAAGGAGAAGCATGGTAGCCAGATGGAAGGGTTAAATCAGATGGACAAAACACTGGTCGTTAAAGGGGTTCGCATCTCGTACTGTATCTGGGAAGTACAAG GTGATGGAAAAACAGAAGATCGAATTCCGATGGCTTGCACGGATTCTGTGGCGATTTTGATTATGTTTGATCTAACAAGTCGATGCACATTAAACAG TGTTCTCGGATGGTACAAAGAAGCCAGGAAATGGAATCag ACAGCAATACCAGTTTTGATAGGAACCAAGTTTGATGATTTTATCCAGCTCCCTATTGATCTCCAATGGACCATTGCTAATGAG GCAAGAAAATATGCAAAGGCCCTGAATGCTGCCTTGTTCTTTTCCAGTGCAACTTACAACATCAACGTGAATAAGATCTTCAAGTTCATCACTGCTAAACTTTTCGACCTGCCATGGAAAGTGGAAAGAAATTTGAATGTTGGGGAGCCCATCATTGACTTCTAA